From a single Hymenobacter sp. YIM 151500-1 genomic region:
- a CDS encoding DUF6438 domain-containing protein: MPSSSGTTAAPATGLPPQLRIETVQTNREVEALVRSLKPFDSQFAVDDSLTWARRACGNRPYGATQPAWVKQDFNQDGKLDLLVFGRWHRPVTLGLINAGQAPPQITFLTRTSTARCSETRLVMLGRQPVLLHREQQPDTTGERSQNSWLPPDTLVYRFGAFVNYNPAPRDYRITRLHYETTGCFGTCPAYQLALDVTSRKADFTGLRFTRREGQAQATLPPKTINDITQLLNYANFPALRDSYDVPWTDDQTATLTITYANGSVKRIRDYGLQGTPELSRVYKMLEEIRVSEGW, translated from the coding sequence TTGCCTTCTTCCTCTGGCACTACCGCCGCGCCGGCTACCGGCCTCCCGCCCCAGCTTCGCATCGAGACTGTGCAAACCAACCGGGAAGTGGAGGCGCTGGTGCGGAGCCTCAAGCCGTTTGATAGTCAGTTTGCCGTTGACGATTCTCTAACTTGGGCCCGGCGTGCCTGCGGCAACCGCCCGTACGGGGCCACCCAGCCGGCGTGGGTAAAGCAGGATTTCAACCAGGACGGCAAACTTGATTTGCTGGTGTTTGGACGGTGGCACCGGCCCGTTACCCTGGGCCTCATCAATGCCGGCCAGGCCCCACCCCAGATTACCTTTCTGACCCGCACAAGCACTGCCCGCTGCTCGGAAACCAGACTAGTTATGCTCGGCCGGCAGCCGGTGCTGCTGCACCGGGAGCAGCAGCCCGACACCACCGGAGAAAGAAGCCAGAACAGCTGGCTGCCGCCGGATACGCTGGTGTACCGCTTCGGCGCCTTTGTAAACTATAACCCCGCCCCGCGCGACTACCGCATCACGCGCCTGCACTACGAAACCACCGGCTGCTTCGGCACCTGCCCGGCGTACCAGCTGGCCCTTGACGTGACCAGCCGAAAAGCCGACTTCACCGGCCTGCGCTTCACCCGGCGCGAAGGCCAGGCGCAAGCCACGCTGCCCCCAAAAACCATCAACGACATCACCCAACTGCTCAACTACGCCAACTTCCCGGCCCTGCGCGACTCGTATGACGTACCGTGGACCGACGACCAAACGGCCACGCTTACCATCACCTACGCCAACGGCAGCGTCAAGCGCATCCGTGACTACGGCCTGCAAGGCACTCCTGAGCTGAGCAGAGTGTACAAAATGCTGGAAGAAATTCGCGTAAGTGAGGGCTGGTGA
- a CDS encoding type IA DNA topoisomerase — translation MKVCIAEKPSVAREIAQVLGASRKMDGYFEGNGYQVTWTFGHFCQLREPEDYRPEWKRWSIHDLPMLPEQFGIKLMRRDDGVVRQFNVIKNLLASAEEVINCGDAGQEGEVIQRWVLLEAKYRKPIKRLWISSLTEEAIRQGFQNLREGSEFDTLYQAGKSRAVGDWLLGLNATRLFTLKYAPGQRQVLSIGRVQTPTLALLVDRYHEIQNFRPEPYWVLRTEYRGTLFSHVAPPKKGKADDDEPDEKARLKARGYFVTQEEADAALAQVKDAPLTVTGVEIKKGLETPPALFDLTSLQVQCNNQLGLSAEDTLKTVQALYEKKVVSYPRVDTTFLPDDQYPKIPGILRGLGGYAGLTAPLLAAKIRKSTKVFNNQKVTDHHAIIPTGASVGGLHGTEQSVFDIIVRRFLAAFYPDCEVSNTTVTAEAAGRIFRVRGRQILNPGWRVVYGDPEKQQAPSQQPKANNQQPEEDDVVNTVLPSFEKGESGPHKPRLDAKMTQPPREYSEAMLLRGMETAGRNVDDEELRQAMKENGIGRPSTRAAIIETLFKRGYIRRDKKKIVPTPTGVELIGLIRNPTLKSAELTGQWERKLRQIEGGQLSPEQFLGELKQLVREMVLEVKHDGSGRAVTVASAAIPVAGPGKPAATLGTTGTNTHQLKTNSHSTTQGLGPCPACGSGHVLRGKSAFGCSRWKEGCLFRLPAEVEGKKLTDKQVSDLLKKGRTQVMQGFLDDGGQKFAAAIRLNAQHQPELLRAAESKPTTPSDPGQIPCPVCRLGQMLRGKSAWGCSRFREDCQFRVPFEWGGKTLTDAQLQQLLRKGKTGVIRGFISSRTGERYEAALQVGTEGRIEPVFGKG, via the coding sequence ATGAAGGTTTGCATTGCCGAAAAGCCCAGCGTGGCCCGCGAAATAGCCCAGGTGCTGGGCGCCTCCCGCAAGATGGACGGCTACTTCGAGGGCAACGGCTACCAGGTCACCTGGACGTTTGGGCATTTCTGCCAGCTGCGGGAGCCCGAGGACTACCGCCCCGAGTGGAAACGCTGGAGCATCCACGACCTGCCCATGCTGCCCGAGCAGTTCGGCATCAAGCTCATGCGCCGCGACGACGGCGTGGTGCGGCAGTTCAACGTCATCAAAAACCTGCTGGCCTCGGCCGAGGAAGTCATCAACTGCGGCGACGCCGGGCAGGAAGGGGAGGTGATTCAGCGCTGGGTGCTGCTGGAAGCCAAGTACCGCAAGCCCATTAAGCGCCTCTGGATTTCGTCTTTGACGGAAGAAGCCATTCGCCAGGGCTTCCAGAACCTGCGCGAGGGCTCGGAGTTTGATACGCTCTACCAGGCCGGCAAAAGCCGGGCCGTGGGCGACTGGCTGCTGGGTCTGAACGCCACGCGCCTGTTCACGCTCAAATATGCCCCCGGCCAGCGCCAGGTGCTCAGCATCGGGCGGGTGCAGACGCCCACGCTGGCCCTGCTCGTGGACCGCTACCACGAAATCCAGAACTTCCGGCCCGAGCCCTACTGGGTCTTGCGCACCGAGTACCGCGGCACCCTGTTCAGCCACGTGGCCCCGCCCAAGAAAGGCAAAGCCGACGACGATGAGCCCGACGAAAAAGCCCGCCTGAAGGCCCGCGGCTACTTCGTGACTCAGGAGGAAGCCGACGCCGCCCTGGCCCAGGTGAAAGACGCGCCGCTCACAGTAACGGGCGTCGAAATCAAGAAAGGCCTGGAAACCCCGCCCGCCTTGTTCGACCTCACTTCCCTGCAAGTGCAGTGCAACAACCAGCTGGGCCTCTCGGCCGAGGACACGCTGAAGACGGTGCAGGCCCTTTACGAGAAGAAGGTGGTGAGCTACCCGCGCGTAGACACCACCTTCCTGCCCGACGACCAATACCCCAAGATTCCGGGCATCCTGCGCGGGCTGGGCGGCTATGCGGGCCTCACGGCGCCGCTGCTGGCCGCCAAAATCCGCAAGAGCACCAAGGTGTTCAACAACCAGAAAGTCACCGACCACCACGCCATCATCCCCACCGGTGCCAGCGTCGGCGGCCTGCACGGCACCGAGCAGAGCGTGTTCGACATCATCGTGCGACGCTTCCTGGCCGCGTTTTACCCCGATTGTGAAGTCTCGAACACGACCGTGACGGCCGAGGCTGCCGGCCGCATCTTTCGGGTGCGGGGCCGCCAGATCCTCAACCCCGGCTGGCGCGTGGTGTACGGCGACCCGGAGAAGCAGCAGGCCCCCAGCCAACAACCAAAAGCCAACAACCAACAACCAGAGGAAGACGATGTAGTAAATACCGTGCTGCCCAGCTTCGAGAAAGGCGAAAGCGGCCCGCATAAGCCCCGCCTCGATGCCAAAATGACCCAGCCCCCGCGCGAGTACTCGGAGGCCATGCTGCTGCGGGGCATGGAAACCGCCGGCCGCAACGTGGACGACGAGGAGCTGCGCCAGGCCATGAAGGAAAACGGCATCGGGCGCCCCAGCACCCGCGCCGCCATTATCGAGACGCTGTTTAAGCGCGGCTACATCCGCCGCGACAAGAAAAAAATTGTGCCCACGCCCACCGGCGTCGAGCTGATTGGCCTCATTCGCAACCCCACGCTGAAGTCGGCGGAGCTGACGGGGCAGTGGGAGCGGAAGCTGCGCCAGATTGAAGGCGGCCAGCTCAGCCCCGAGCAGTTCTTGGGCGAGCTGAAGCAGCTGGTGCGCGAAATGGTGCTGGAAGTAAAGCACGACGGCTCGGGCCGGGCCGTAACGGTGGCCTCGGCGGCAATACCGGTAGCAGGGCCCGGCAAACCCGCCGCGACGCTTGGCACCACTGGCACCAATACCCATCAATTAAAAACCAACAGCCACTCAACCACGCAAGGCCTGGGCCCGTGCCCGGCCTGCGGCAGCGGCCACGTGCTGCGGGGCAAGTCGGCCTTCGGCTGCTCCCGCTGGAAAGAGGGCTGCCTGTTCCGCCTGCCCGCCGAGGTAGAAGGCAAGAAGCTCACCGACAAGCAAGTAAGTGACCTGCTGAAAAAAGGCCGCACCCAGGTGATGCAGGGCTTTCTGGACGATGGCGGCCAGAAATTCGCCGCCGCCATCCGCCTCAATGCCCAGCACCAGCCCGAGCTGCTGCGCGCCGCCGAAAGCAAGCCTACCACGCCCTCCGACCCCGGCCAGATTCCGTGCCCGGTGTGCCGGTTGGGCCAGATGCTGCGCGGCAAAAGTGCCTGGGGCTGCTCCCGTTTCCGCGAGGACTGCCAGTTCCGGGTGCCCTTTGAGTGGGGCGGCAAAACCCTCACCGACGCCCAGCTACAGCAGCTCCTGCGCAAAGGAAAAACCGGCGTCATCCGCGGCTTCATTTCCAGCCGCACCGGCGAGCGGTACGAAGCCGCGTTGCAGGTAGGAACAGAGGGCCGGATTGAGCCGGTGTTCGGGAAAGGGTAG
- a CDS encoding zinc-dependent metalloprotease yields the protein MKTNFPALSRNLSFALLAGLSLAACENTEPRPAASATAPASADARLSRPVRPQRNSFVPGHYRAESVLKNEPTQIVLGLTTKANTPDVTQALESAMQQYNSLNLNITFVRQGAASGAGQQYFVTIDDQNAPVISNSGISFSNYSADATTGDFISASQFPFQINGNPDNVEPGRTLQVNTTYALAKGGSYLINLFLKELGHVLGVENTDIRGSRIRGTDMIDVNYTANGIRYQKNQLNGTPVLVPETRSTTADPTSVFTVGGSTYSPAPASLNAKDQLVLRLLFGK from the coding sequence ATGAAAACCAACTTCCCTGCCTTATCGAGAAATCTGAGCTTCGCCCTGCTGGCCGGCTTGTCGCTGGCGGCCTGCGAAAACACCGAGCCCCGGCCCGCTGCTTCCGCCACCGCCCCGGCCTCGGCCGATGCCCGCCTGAGCCGCCCGGTTCGCCCGCAGCGCAACTCCTTCGTGCCGGGCCACTACCGCGCCGAGAGCGTGCTAAAAAACGAGCCCACCCAGATTGTGCTGGGGCTGACGACCAAAGCCAACACCCCCGACGTAACGCAAGCCCTGGAATCCGCCATGCAGCAGTACAACAGCCTGAACCTGAACATCACCTTCGTCCGCCAGGGCGCCGCCTCGGGCGCGGGCCAGCAGTACTTCGTGACCATCGACGACCAGAATGCCCCCGTCATCAGCAACAGCGGCATCAGCTTCTCCAACTACAGCGCCGATGCCACCACGGGGGACTTTATTTCGGCCAGCCAGTTTCCGTTTCAGATTAACGGCAACCCCGACAACGTGGAGCCGGGCCGCACGCTGCAAGTCAATACGACCTACGCCCTGGCCAAAGGCGGCAGCTACCTGATCAACCTCTTCCTCAAGGAGCTGGGCCACGTGCTGGGCGTGGAGAATACCGACATCCGGGGCTCCCGCATCCGGGGCACCGACATGATAGACGTCAATTACACGGCCAACGGCATCCGCTACCAGAAAAACCAGCTCAACGGCACCCCCGTGCTCGTGCCCGAAACCCGCTCCACCACCGCCGACCCCACTTCCGTGTTCACCGTGGGCGGCTCTACCTATAGCCCGGCTCCGGCTAGCCTCAACGCCAAAGACCAGCTGGTGCTGCGCCTGCTCTTCGGCAAGTAA